The Penaeus chinensis breed Huanghai No. 1 chromosome 21, ASM1920278v2, whole genome shotgun sequence genome has a window encoding:
- the LOC125036320 gene encoding phospholipase D1-like isoform X6, whose translation MISKRRLKNEMEPLAAENEDTASQKGYGTYNEVISPMPEEQEEKENEKPAKKSVQNTGMHQDLDSIEGMKSSQTAVNGMNGETQKPKLTRPTELNLSTDDTDYSINAIHQPKTSYIRRERKQVPPIVITSNSQSPVLGSPDSDGDILGFIDHADPLPDSTDYARTHTYSKVFHITKYSELMPGVFIPEQPVHLNICNVQPSHSHINIFNNHVLVIDLEHGDFKWSVQRKVKNVTSLNNMLFLLRTKLKLPAATRGARQRRLSMRVQMKEADREGDAVETVGTINRKRLLKYPRRALQTMDSTAQSELEVYLKNLMHHSLFRSHQAVLEFFEISPVSFVSELGQKIKEGYVKKRIGGYNGGCCRWCTSPCTGKYKQRWLVLKETCLFFLAPETGEVRAVMLMDTGFQVSRGYRLLGVRNGLLISNLTRSLVLKCDSEFSKKEWYAHITNTQRKYGTDFTSQDTRYNAFAPVRSNSYACWYVDGARYMWDVADILESAKEEIFITDWWMSPEIYLKRPDLTGNQWRLAEVLKRQAERGVRIFILLYKEVELALGISSILTKATISSLHPNIKVLRHPDHYAGGVLYWAHHEKMVIVDQMYAFISGIDLAFGRWDDYRHKLVDVGHAGVQMSSRPTALGSALQQLVRGTNDVLVNTMTRSTPSSRRTSLDVSFSLDQTQSTTASSLFLNPSDCSPTVPNSELIDNETNTLSQANSPVKGPMTGTSVTRKELDGEWDKTLETEKDSGNESNTGRSITLERKVENIPLQSADTNKHHKRGGSDGTTDGETLSNSEGEHSTGKVGKSIREVKRIGLDLVEEVKEKGRGVRAWTANKIPQLQRKNLSDLENTDSSSSSDGEKEEPKKSFYKRHRHRLGYKNRLGSCSSLAQANSALTVEDTTSVHLWVGKDYVNWISKDLNNLDKPFQDIVDRHQTPRMPWHDIGLFVEGPAARDAARHFIQRWNAVKTEKAKPNRKYPYLLPRTYDKRSFQPSKLQRKHKVSAQVLRSVGKWSAGLEEEEASIASAYVSLIRNAKHYIYIENQFFITCASSNGSRDVSNYIGHEIVERIVQAHSNNEVFRVFVLLPLLPAFEGMIGKSSGVAMQYIVYWNYVSISRGRNSLIHCLKERGVDNWEKYISFCSLRTHECLEGRLVSELIYIHSKLMIVDDRFVIAGSANINDRSLKGNRDSEVCLVLEDHEFEEGIMNGQSYECGIFAGSMRKYLFSEHLGIADDESPVIDVTDPVSDSFFINIWCDIAKKNTLIYEEVFSCYPCNSATTFEEVDRLRNSTSKAELNPSEALVKVKEIQGHLVCFPLDFLKDEILKPGVGNKEYLLPMETWT comes from the exons atTAGCAAGAGAAGGCTCAAGAATGAGATGGAACCATTAGCAGCAGAGAATGAAGACACAGCTAGTCAGAAAGGATATGGGACATACAATGAAGTCATCAGCCCTATGccggaagagcaagaggaaaaggagaatgaaaagccAGCCAAGAAGAGTGTCCAGAATACAGGTATGCACCAGG ACCTGGATTCCATAGAAGGCATGAAGTCTTCACAAACTGCAGTCAATGGGATGAATGGAGAAACACAGAAACCCAAGCTCACACGTCCAACTG AACTGAATTTGTCCACAGATGATACCGATTATAGTATTAATGCCATCCATCAACCAAAAACGTCATAtatcagaagagaaagaaaacag GTTCCGCCCATAGTGATAACATCTAACTCTCAGAGTCCAGTGCTAGGTTCCCCAGATTCTGATGGTGATATTCTGGGCTTCATCGACCATGCTGATCCTCTTCCAGATTCTACAGATT ATGCAAGAACGCATACATACTCAAAGGTCTTCCACATCACAAAGTACTCCGAGCTCATGCCTGGGGTCTTCATTCCAGAGCAGCCAGTGCATTTGAACATCTGTAATGTCCAACCATCACACTCCCATATCAACATCTTCAATAATCATGT cTTAGTTATAGATTTGGAACATGGAGATTTTAAGTGGTCTGTTCAGAGAAAGGTGAAGAATGTCACTTCGCTCAATAACATGCTCTTCCTTCTAAG AACAAAGTTAAAGCTACCAGCTGCAACAAGAGGAGCAAGGCAGCGGAGATTGAGCATGCGAGTACAGAtgaaagaggcagatagagagggtGATGCTGTTGAGACCGTTGGTACAATCAACAGAAAGAGATTACTCAA GTATCCCCGACGGGCCCTTCAAACCATGGACAGCACTGCGCAGTCAGAGTTGGAGGTGTACCTCAAGAATCTGATGCACCATTCATTGTTCCGCAGCCATCAAGCAGTCCTTGAATTTTTTGAG ATTTCGCCAGTATCCTTTGTTAGTGAACTTGGCCAGAAGATCAAGGAAGGATATGTTAAGAAAAGAATTGGGGGCTACAATGGTGGATGCTGTAGGTG GTGCACAAGTCCATGCACAGGAAAGTACAAGCAACGTTGGCTGGTCCTGAAAGAGACCTGCCTTTTCTTTCTGGCTCCAGAGACCGGGGAAGTGAGAGCTGTCATGTTAATGGATACAGGTTTCCAAGTCTCGCGTGGTTACAGGCTCTTAGGCGTGCGTAATGGTCTCCTGATTTCAAATCTGACACG GTCATTAGTTCTAAAATGTGACTCAGAATTCAGCAAAAAAGAATGGTATGCTCACATTACAAACACACAGCGTAAATATG gTACAGATTTTACTAGTCAAGACACAAGGTACAATGCTTTTGCGCCTGTTCGAAGTAATTCTTATGCATGCTG GTATGTAGATGGTGCACGTTATATGTGGGACGTTGCTGACATCCTTGAGTCTGCAAAGGAAGAGATTTTCATCACAGATTGGTGGATGAGTCCTGAGATTTATCTCAAACGTCCAGACCTGACAGGAAACCAGTGGAG ACTGGCGGAAGTATTGAAACGTCAGGCAGAACGTGGAGTAAGGATCTTCATCCTCTTGTACAAGGAAGTTGAGTTGGCTTTGGGAATCAGTTCCATTCTCACCAAGGCAACAATCAGTAGTTTGCACCCTAACATAAAG GTTTTACGTCACCCAGATCACTATGCAGGAGGGGTGCTGTATTGGGCCCACCATGAGAAGATGGTTATTGTGGACCAGATGTATGCGTTCATTAGTGGCATTGATCTGGCATTTGGTCGATGGGATGACTACAGGCACAA ACTTGTTGACGTTGGTCATGCTGGTGTTCAGATGTCCTCCCGACCAACAGCACTGGGGTCGGCATTGCAGCAGCTTGTGCGAGGGACAAATGATGTGTTGGTCAATACAATGACACGGTCAACACCTAGTAGCCGAAGGACTTCTCTggatgtttccttttctcttgacCAAACCCAAAGTACTACTGCAAGCTCTCTTTTCCTTAATCCCAGTGATTGTTCACCGACTGTGCCAAATTCAGAGCTGATAGATAATGAAACCAACACACTAAGCCAAGCGAACAGTCCAGTAAAGGGCCCAATGACAGGTACCTCTGTCACAAGAAAAGAACTTGATGGCGAATGGGACAAGACTCTTGAAACTGAAAAAGATTCGGGGAATGAATCCAACACTGGCAGATCAATAACCcttgagagaaaagtagagaacaTACCCCTACAGTCAGCAGATACAAACAAGCATCACAAAAGAGGAGGCAGTGATGGAACCACAGATGGAGAAACCCTCTCCAACAGCGAGGGGGAGCACAGCACAGGCAAAGTGGGGAAAAGTataagggaagtgaagagaataGGCCTTGACTTggtggaggaagtgaaggagaaaggaagaggggtgcGTGCTTGGACGGCTAACAAGATTCCACAGCTGCAACG GAAAAACCTTTCTGATTTGGAAAATACTGACAGCTCCTCGTCTagtgatggagagaaggaagagccaAAGAaaag TTTCTACAAACGTCATCGTCACAGACTAGGCTACAAGAACAGACTGGGCAGTTGTTCATCTTTAGCCCAGGCAAACAGTGCTCTTACTGTAGAAGACACAACTTCTGTTCACCTTTGGGTTGGTAAAGATTATGTCAATTGGATAAGCAAAGATTTGAATAACCTGGATAAACCATTTCAAG ATATTGTTGATAGGCATCAGACACCACGCATGCCTTGGCACGACATAGGTCTCTTTGTGGAGGGACCTGCCGCTCGAGATGCTGCTAGGCACTTTATTCAGAGGTGGAATGCTGTAAAAACAGAGAAG GCAAAGCCAAATAGGAAGTACCCTTACCTCCTTCCAAGAACCTATGATAAAAGATCATTCCAACCATCCAAGCTTCAAAGAAAACATAAAGTCAGCGCTCAG GTTTTGCGCAGCGTTGGGAAATGGAGTGCTGggttagaagaggaagaggctagCATTGCTTCTGCTTATGTCAGCCTTATTCGTAATGCAAAACATTACATTTACATAGAAAATCAGTTTTTCATTACATGTGCAAGCAGTAATGGCTCAAGAGATGTGTCAAATTATATTGGGCATGAAATTGTGGAAAGAATTGTCCAAGCTCACAG CAATAATGAGGTCTTCAGGGTGTTTGTCCTGCTTCCACTTTTGCCGGCTTTTGAAGGCATGATTGGCAAGTCAAGTGGTGTAGCTATGCAGTATATTGTGTATTGGAACTATGTCAGCATCTCAAG AGGAAGGAACAGCTTGATTCACTGCCTGAAGGAAAGAGGAGTTGATAACTGGGAGAAATATATATCATTCTGTTCCCTGCGGACACATGAATGCCTGGAGGGTCGACTCGTCTCAGAACTTATATACATCCATTCAAAGCTGATGATTGTGGATGACCGCTTTGTCATTGCTGGTTCGGCTAATATCAATGACCGAAGTCTTAAGGGAAACAGGGACTCTGAAGTGTGTCTGGTCCTGGAG GACCATGAGTTTGAGGAAGGCATCATGAATGGACAGAGCTACGAGTGTGGAATTTTTGCCGGAAGCATGAGAAAGTACCTCTTCAGTGAACATCTTGGTATTGCAGATGATGAGTCACCTGTCATAGATGTCACAGACCCTGTTTCAGATTCCTTCTTTATCAACATTTGGTGTGACatagcaaagaaaaacacacttatatatgaggAG GTCTTTTCATGTTATCCCTGTAATAGCGCCACTACTTTTGAAGAAGTAGACAGATTGCGCAACTCAACATCAAAAGCAGAGTTGAATCCTTCTGAAGCTCTTGTGAAAGTGAAGGAAATCCAG gGACACCTGGTGTGCTTTCCCTTAGATTTCCTGAAAGATGAGATTCTAAAACCAGGTGTAGGTAATAAAGAGTATCTTTTGCCCATGGAAACCTGGACGTAG
- the LOC125036320 gene encoding phospholipase D1-like isoform X8, with amino-acid sequence MEPLAAENEDTASQKGYGTYNEVISPMPEEQEEKENEKPAKKSVQNTGMHQDLDSIEGMKSSQTAVNGMNGETQKPKLTRPTELNLSTDDTDYSINAIHQPKTSYIRRERKQVPPIVITSNSQSPVLGSPDSDGDILGFIDHADPLPDSTDYARTHTYSKVFHITKYSELMPGVFIPEQPVHLNICNVQPSHSHINIFNNHVLVIDLEHGDFKWSVQRKVKNVTSLNNMLFLLRTKLKLPAATRGARQRRLSMRVQMKEADREGDAVETVGTINRKRLLKYPRRALQTMDSTAQSELEVYLKNLMHHSLFRSHQAVLEFFEISPVSFVSELGQKIKEGYVKKRIGGYNGGCCRWCTSPCTGKYKQRWLVLKETCLFFLAPETGEVRAVMLMDTGFQVSRGYRLLGVRNGLLISNLTRSLVLKCDSEFSKKEWYAHITNTQRKYGTDFTSQDTRYNAFAPVRSNSYACWYVDGARYMWDVADILESAKEEIFITDWWMSPEIYLKRPDLTGNQWRLAEVLKRQAERGVRIFILLYKEVELALGISSILTKATISSLHPNIKVLRHPDHYAGGVLYWAHHEKMVIVDQMYAFISGIDLAFGRWDDYRHKLVDVGHAGVQMSSRPTALGSALQQLVRGTNDVLVNTMTRSTPSSRRTSLDVSFSLDQTQSTTASSLFLNPSDCSPTVPNSELIDNETNTLSQANSPVKGPMTGTSVTRKELDGEWDKTLETEKDSGNESNTGRSITLERKVENIPLQSADTNKHHKRGGSDGTTDGETLSNSEGEHSTGKVGKSIREVKRIGLDLVEEVKEKGRGVRAWTANKIPQLQRKNLSDLENTDSSSSSDGEKEEPKKSFYKRHRHRLGYKNRLGSCSSLAQANSALTVEDTTSVHLWVGKDYVNWISKDLNNLDKPFQDIVDRHQTPRMPWHDIGLFVEGPAARDAARHFIQRWNAVKTEKAKPNRKYPYLLPRTYDKRSFQPSKLQRKHKVSAQVLRSVGKWSAGLEEEEASIASAYVSLIRNAKHYIYIENQFFITCASSNGSRDVSNYIGHEIVERIVQAHSNNEVFRVFVLLPLLPAFEGMIGKSSGVAMQYIVYWNYVSISRGRNSLIHCLKERGVDNWEKYISFCSLRTHECLEGRLVSELIYIHSKLMIVDDRFVIAGSANINDRSLKGNRDSEVCLVLEDHEFEEGIMNGQSYECGIFAGSMRKYLFSEHLGIADDESPVIDVTDPVSDSFFINIWCDIAKKNTLIYEEVFSCYPCNSATTFEEVDRLRNSTSKAELNPSEALVKVKEIQGHLVCFPLDFLKDEILKPGVGNKEYLLPMETWT; translated from the exons ATGGAACCATTAGCAGCAGAGAATGAAGACACAGCTAGTCAGAAAGGATATGGGACATACAATGAAGTCATCAGCCCTATGccggaagagcaagaggaaaaggagaatgaaaagccAGCCAAGAAGAGTGTCCAGAATACAGGTATGCACCAGG ACCTGGATTCCATAGAAGGCATGAAGTCTTCACAAACTGCAGTCAATGGGATGAATGGAGAAACACAGAAACCCAAGCTCACACGTCCAACTG AACTGAATTTGTCCACAGATGATACCGATTATAGTATTAATGCCATCCATCAACCAAAAACGTCATAtatcagaagagaaagaaaacag GTTCCGCCCATAGTGATAACATCTAACTCTCAGAGTCCAGTGCTAGGTTCCCCAGATTCTGATGGTGATATTCTGGGCTTCATCGACCATGCTGATCCTCTTCCAGATTCTACAGATT ATGCAAGAACGCATACATACTCAAAGGTCTTCCACATCACAAAGTACTCCGAGCTCATGCCTGGGGTCTTCATTCCAGAGCAGCCAGTGCATTTGAACATCTGTAATGTCCAACCATCACACTCCCATATCAACATCTTCAATAATCATGT cTTAGTTATAGATTTGGAACATGGAGATTTTAAGTGGTCTGTTCAGAGAAAGGTGAAGAATGTCACTTCGCTCAATAACATGCTCTTCCTTCTAAG AACAAAGTTAAAGCTACCAGCTGCAACAAGAGGAGCAAGGCAGCGGAGATTGAGCATGCGAGTACAGAtgaaagaggcagatagagagggtGATGCTGTTGAGACCGTTGGTACAATCAACAGAAAGAGATTACTCAA GTATCCCCGACGGGCCCTTCAAACCATGGACAGCACTGCGCAGTCAGAGTTGGAGGTGTACCTCAAGAATCTGATGCACCATTCATTGTTCCGCAGCCATCAAGCAGTCCTTGAATTTTTTGAG ATTTCGCCAGTATCCTTTGTTAGTGAACTTGGCCAGAAGATCAAGGAAGGATATGTTAAGAAAAGAATTGGGGGCTACAATGGTGGATGCTGTAGGTG GTGCACAAGTCCATGCACAGGAAAGTACAAGCAACGTTGGCTGGTCCTGAAAGAGACCTGCCTTTTCTTTCTGGCTCCAGAGACCGGGGAAGTGAGAGCTGTCATGTTAATGGATACAGGTTTCCAAGTCTCGCGTGGTTACAGGCTCTTAGGCGTGCGTAATGGTCTCCTGATTTCAAATCTGACACG GTCATTAGTTCTAAAATGTGACTCAGAATTCAGCAAAAAAGAATGGTATGCTCACATTACAAACACACAGCGTAAATATG gTACAGATTTTACTAGTCAAGACACAAGGTACAATGCTTTTGCGCCTGTTCGAAGTAATTCTTATGCATGCTG GTATGTAGATGGTGCACGTTATATGTGGGACGTTGCTGACATCCTTGAGTCTGCAAAGGAAGAGATTTTCATCACAGATTGGTGGATGAGTCCTGAGATTTATCTCAAACGTCCAGACCTGACAGGAAACCAGTGGAG ACTGGCGGAAGTATTGAAACGTCAGGCAGAACGTGGAGTAAGGATCTTCATCCTCTTGTACAAGGAAGTTGAGTTGGCTTTGGGAATCAGTTCCATTCTCACCAAGGCAACAATCAGTAGTTTGCACCCTAACATAAAG GTTTTACGTCACCCAGATCACTATGCAGGAGGGGTGCTGTATTGGGCCCACCATGAGAAGATGGTTATTGTGGACCAGATGTATGCGTTCATTAGTGGCATTGATCTGGCATTTGGTCGATGGGATGACTACAGGCACAA ACTTGTTGACGTTGGTCATGCTGGTGTTCAGATGTCCTCCCGACCAACAGCACTGGGGTCGGCATTGCAGCAGCTTGTGCGAGGGACAAATGATGTGTTGGTCAATACAATGACACGGTCAACACCTAGTAGCCGAAGGACTTCTCTggatgtttccttttctcttgacCAAACCCAAAGTACTACTGCAAGCTCTCTTTTCCTTAATCCCAGTGATTGTTCACCGACTGTGCCAAATTCAGAGCTGATAGATAATGAAACCAACACACTAAGCCAAGCGAACAGTCCAGTAAAGGGCCCAATGACAGGTACCTCTGTCACAAGAAAAGAACTTGATGGCGAATGGGACAAGACTCTTGAAACTGAAAAAGATTCGGGGAATGAATCCAACACTGGCAGATCAATAACCcttgagagaaaagtagagaacaTACCCCTACAGTCAGCAGATACAAACAAGCATCACAAAAGAGGAGGCAGTGATGGAACCACAGATGGAGAAACCCTCTCCAACAGCGAGGGGGAGCACAGCACAGGCAAAGTGGGGAAAAGTataagggaagtgaagagaataGGCCTTGACTTggtggaggaagtgaaggagaaaggaagaggggtgcGTGCTTGGACGGCTAACAAGATTCCACAGCTGCAACG GAAAAACCTTTCTGATTTGGAAAATACTGACAGCTCCTCGTCTagtgatggagagaaggaagagccaAAGAaaag TTTCTACAAACGTCATCGTCACAGACTAGGCTACAAGAACAGACTGGGCAGTTGTTCATCTTTAGCCCAGGCAAACAGTGCTCTTACTGTAGAAGACACAACTTCTGTTCACCTTTGGGTTGGTAAAGATTATGTCAATTGGATAAGCAAAGATTTGAATAACCTGGATAAACCATTTCAAG ATATTGTTGATAGGCATCAGACACCACGCATGCCTTGGCACGACATAGGTCTCTTTGTGGAGGGACCTGCCGCTCGAGATGCTGCTAGGCACTTTATTCAGAGGTGGAATGCTGTAAAAACAGAGAAG GCAAAGCCAAATAGGAAGTACCCTTACCTCCTTCCAAGAACCTATGATAAAAGATCATTCCAACCATCCAAGCTTCAAAGAAAACATAAAGTCAGCGCTCAG GTTTTGCGCAGCGTTGGGAAATGGAGTGCTGggttagaagaggaagaggctagCATTGCTTCTGCTTATGTCAGCCTTATTCGTAATGCAAAACATTACATTTACATAGAAAATCAGTTTTTCATTACATGTGCAAGCAGTAATGGCTCAAGAGATGTGTCAAATTATATTGGGCATGAAATTGTGGAAAGAATTGTCCAAGCTCACAG CAATAATGAGGTCTTCAGGGTGTTTGTCCTGCTTCCACTTTTGCCGGCTTTTGAAGGCATGATTGGCAAGTCAAGTGGTGTAGCTATGCAGTATATTGTGTATTGGAACTATGTCAGCATCTCAAG AGGAAGGAACAGCTTGATTCACTGCCTGAAGGAAAGAGGAGTTGATAACTGGGAGAAATATATATCATTCTGTTCCCTGCGGACACATGAATGCCTGGAGGGTCGACTCGTCTCAGAACTTATATACATCCATTCAAAGCTGATGATTGTGGATGACCGCTTTGTCATTGCTGGTTCGGCTAATATCAATGACCGAAGTCTTAAGGGAAACAGGGACTCTGAAGTGTGTCTGGTCCTGGAG GACCATGAGTTTGAGGAAGGCATCATGAATGGACAGAGCTACGAGTGTGGAATTTTTGCCGGAAGCATGAGAAAGTACCTCTTCAGTGAACATCTTGGTATTGCAGATGATGAGTCACCTGTCATAGATGTCACAGACCCTGTTTCAGATTCCTTCTTTATCAACATTTGGTGTGACatagcaaagaaaaacacacttatatatgaggAG GTCTTTTCATGTTATCCCTGTAATAGCGCCACTACTTTTGAAGAAGTAGACAGATTGCGCAACTCAACATCAAAAGCAGAGTTGAATCCTTCTGAAGCTCTTGTGAAAGTGAAGGAAATCCAG gGACACCTGGTGTGCTTTCCCTTAGATTTCCTGAAAGATGAGATTCTAAAACCAGGTGTAGGTAATAAAGAGTATCTTTTGCCCATGGAAACCTGGACGTAG